The following coding sequences are from one Spea bombifrons isolate aSpeBom1 chromosome 13, aSpeBom1.2.pri, whole genome shotgun sequence window:
- the CISD3 gene encoding CDGSH iron-sulfur domain-containing protein 3, mitochondrial produces MSIAMRLLRAVCVSVTRACSTKQTVPVIAAKHPYKVDVKAGKVYPWCICGHSKKQPFCDGSHRKAAPGLSPLRFTPTEDKAVWLCGCKQTKTAPYCDGTHKGSHVQNSVPCN; encoded by the exons ATGTCAATAGCAATGAGGTTATTGCGGgcggtgtgtgtgagtgtgaccCGG GCCTGCAGCACAAAGCAGACTGTCCCTGTTATTGCAGCAAAGCATCCCTATAAAGTAGATGTGAAGGCAGGGAAAGTATACCCGTGGTGCATCTGTGGCCACAGCAAGAAGCAG CCTTTCTGTGACGGTTCCCACCGGAAGGCAGCCCCCGGCCTGTCACCATTGCGTTTCACCCCCACTGAAGACAAGGCAGTTTGGCTTTGTGGCTGCAAACAGACAAAAACAGCTCCGTACTGCGATGGAACCCACAAAGGGAGTCATGTGCAGAACTCGGTGCCGTGCAACTAA